In the Bacillus shivajii genome, one interval contains:
- the rseP gene encoding RIP metalloprotease RseP has protein sequence MNTLISIIIIFGLLVFIHELGHLMFAKRAGILCREFAIGFGPKVFAFKRNETTYTIRLLPLGGFVRMAGEDPEMIQIKPGYEVGLLFNNANKVKKIIINNKSKHPDCKVISVEKIDLEKDLFVQGYIDEAEGLVTFEIDEKAEYIYDEQATQIAPIDRQFGSKTIAQRAMAIFAGPLMNFVLAAVILMAYALIAGMPVDEAVVGDVTDDGVAIQAGLESGDRILSIEGESVETWEEMTTIIQANPNEPLQFEVQREEQTFQVSMTPQERVEPEEQVVGVVGIYPPTEKSVLGAIAFGFTQTYEFTVLIIEALGMLVTGQFSLDHLAGPVGIYSYTGEMAAMGILVLMQWAAILSVNLGIINLLPLPALDGGRLLFIGLEAVRGKPIDPQKEGLVHFIGFALLMLLMLVVTWNDINKFFL, from the coding sequence ATGAATACGTTGATTTCAATCATCATAATATTTGGTTTGCTTGTGTTTATACATGAGTTAGGCCACCTTATGTTTGCGAAAAGAGCAGGGATCCTTTGTAGAGAATTTGCAATAGGATTCGGTCCAAAAGTCTTTGCCTTTAAAAGGAATGAAACAACTTATACGATTCGTCTTCTTCCTTTAGGAGGATTTGTAAGAATGGCTGGGGAAGACCCCGAAATGATTCAAATTAAACCGGGGTATGAAGTCGGGTTGTTGTTTAATAACGCAAATAAAGTTAAAAAAATCATTATCAATAATAAATCGAAGCACCCTGATTGCAAGGTTATTTCGGTAGAAAAGATAGACTTGGAAAAAGACCTTTTTGTTCAAGGGTATATTGATGAAGCAGAAGGTTTAGTGACTTTTGAAATTGATGAAAAAGCTGAGTACATTTATGATGAGCAGGCGACTCAAATTGCGCCGATTGATCGTCAATTCGGTTCAAAAACAATTGCACAGCGAGCAATGGCGATTTTTGCAGGGCCGTTAATGAACTTTGTTTTAGCGGCTGTCATTTTAATGGCATATGCATTGATAGCTGGAATGCCAGTCGATGAAGCAGTTGTCGGTGATGTAACAGATGATGGTGTTGCGATTCAAGCTGGTCTTGAAAGTGGAGATCGAATTTTATCCATCGAAGGTGAATCAGTAGAAACTTGGGAAGAAATGACGACGATTATTCAAGCGAACCCAAACGAACCGTTACAGTTTGAAGTACAAAGAGAAGAGCAAACCTTCCAAGTGTCAATGACACCGCAAGAACGGGTTGAACCTGAGGAACAAGTAGTTGGTGTTGTGGGTATATACCCTCCAACAGAAAAGAGTGTTCTCGGTGCTATTGCATTTGGTTTTACTCAAACATATGAATTTACGGTTTTAATTATAGAAGCACTAGGGATGTTAGTTACAGGTCAGTTTAGTTTAGATCATTTAGCGGGCCCAGTAGGGATCTACAGCTATACTGGTGAAATGGCTGCAATGGGGATTCTTGTTTTAATGCAATGGGCGGCTATTTTAAGTGTTAACTTAGGGATTATAAATTTACTCCCTCTTCCAGCATTAGATGGAGGACGCCTTCTATTTATAGGCTTGGAAGCGGTAAGAGGAAAACCAATCGACCCACAAAAAGAAGGGCTAGTCCACTTTATTGGTTTTGCCTTATTAATGTTATTAATGCTAGTTGTAACATGGAACGATATCAATAAATTTTTCCTTTAA
- a CDS encoding isoprenyl transferase has product MLRKLTGRKTKNVVNMETSISYEKENLPKHIAIIMDGNGRWAKKRGLPRVAGHREGMNVIRKIVRQANKLGIQTLTLYAFSTENWKRPKSEVDFLMRLPERFLNVELPKLVEENVVVRLTGSKEDLPNHTIKAVNRAVESTKNNDGLTLNFALNYGSRHEIIEAVKKVYKEIEDTNISIDDITEEMLSNHLMTGNLSDPDLLIRTSGEIRLSNFMLWQLAYSEFWFTDVLWPDFTEDHLLEAIHVYQKRTRRYGGV; this is encoded by the coding sequence ATGTTAAGAAAACTTACAGGTCGTAAGACAAAAAACGTTGTGAATATGGAGACCTCGATTTCATATGAAAAAGAAAATTTACCAAAGCATATTGCTATCATCATGGATGGCAATGGCAGGTGGGCTAAAAAACGAGGGTTACCAAGAGTTGCAGGACATAGGGAAGGGATGAATGTCATCCGAAAGATTGTTCGCCAAGCGAATAAACTAGGCATTCAAACCTTAACATTGTATGCCTTTTCTACGGAAAATTGGAAACGCCCAAAAAGTGAAGTCGATTTTTTGATGAGGTTGCCTGAACGTTTTTTGAATGTTGAGCTTCCAAAATTAGTAGAAGAAAATGTCGTCGTTCGCTTAACAGGATCTAAAGAAGATTTACCAAATCATACGATAAAAGCTGTTAATCGTGCAGTAGAATCAACGAAGAATAATGATGGTTTGACGTTAAACTTCGCATTAAACTACGGCAGTAGGCATGAAATTATTGAAGCAGTAAAAAAAGTGTATAAAGAAATAGAAGATACCAATATTTCAATTGATGATATTACAGAAGAGATGCTTTCAAACCATCTGATGACAGGTAATTTATCAGACCCAGATTTACTAATACGAACAAGTGGAGAAATTCGCCTTAGTAATTTTATGTTATGGCAATTAGCCTATTCAGAATTTTGGTTTACTGATGTTTTATGGCCAGACTTCACTGAGGATCATTTGCTTGAGGCGATACATGTATATCAGAAACGTACTAGAAGGTATGGTGGCGTATAG
- a CDS encoding phosphatidate cytidylyltransferase — translation MKQRIITGVIAGAGFIGLVIIGDLPFTLLMLALATIAMGELLKMKQISPFSFRGIFSYILMWLLLVPEMYVSFDWLHVTKLELFLLLIFVLLSFTVITKNAFSFDEAGFTILASVYIGLGFHFFIYTRFLEDGLALLFFIIILVWATDSGAYFTGRSLGRRKLWPEISPKKTVEGALGGIALAFIVGSIYVLVMPLFNQWYMTFVFVLVVSIAGQMGDLVESALKRHYSVKDSGQVLPGHGGILDRFDSLLFVLPILYLLSLI, via the coding sequence ATGAAACAAAGAATTATAACAGGTGTGATAGCAGGTGCTGGGTTTATAGGACTTGTCATCATAGGTGACCTCCCCTTTACTTTGTTAATGCTTGCACTAGCTACGATTGCAATGGGAGAATTACTAAAAATGAAACAAATCTCCCCATTCTCTTTTAGAGGGATATTTAGTTACATATTAATGTGGCTTTTACTCGTACCAGAAATGTACGTTTCGTTTGATTGGCTACATGTTACGAAACTTGAACTATTCCTTTTATTAATTTTTGTGTTGCTGTCTTTTACGGTTATTACGAAAAATGCATTCAGCTTTGATGAAGCTGGTTTTACAATTTTAGCTTCAGTCTATATAGGTTTAGGCTTTCACTTCTTTATTTATACTAGGTTTTTAGAAGACGGCCTCGCTCTTTTATTCTTTATCATCATATTAGTATGGGCTACTGATTCTGGTGCTTATTTTACGGGAAGAAGTTTAGGCAGACGAAAGCTTTGGCCTGAAATTAGCCCGAAAAAAACGGTCGAGGGAGCGCTCGGTGGAATTGCGTTAGCTTTTATTGTCGGAAGTATTTATGTTTTAGTCATGCCATTATTTAACCAATGGTATATGACTTTTGTCTTCGTTCTTGTCGTATCAATTGCAGGACAAATGGGTGATCTTGTTGAATCAGCGTTAAAGAGGCATTACTCTGTTAAAGATTCGGGGCAAGTTTTACCAGGACATGGCGGTATATTGGACAGGTTTGACAGTTTGTTGTTTGTTTTACCTATTTTATATTTACTTTCGCTTATTTAA
- the pyrH gene encoding UMP kinase: MEKPKYNRIVLKLSGEALAGDQGYGIDPSVIQSIAKQISEIIDLDVEVAIIVGGGNIWRGMAGSAKGMDRATADYMGMLATVMNSLALQDSLENIGVQTRVQTSIEMRQVAEPYIRRKAIRHLEKKRVVIFAAGTGNPYFSTDTTAALRAAEIEADVILMAKNKVDGVYSADPSVDTTAKKYETLTYLDLLKEGLAVMDSTASSLCMDNDIPLIVFSITEEGNIKRAVEGEEIGTIIRGKE; encoded by the coding sequence ATGGAAAAGCCTAAATACAATCGTATTGTTTTAAAATTAAGCGGTGAAGCTCTAGCCGGTGATCAAGGGTATGGTATTGACCCTTCTGTCATCCAATCAATAGCTAAACAAATTAGTGAAATTATTGACCTTGATGTTGAAGTAGCAATCATCGTTGGTGGAGGCAATATTTGGCGTGGAATGGCAGGTAGTGCTAAAGGTATGGACCGTGCAACTGCAGACTATATGGGAATGTTAGCAACAGTTATGAATTCTTTAGCTCTCCAAGACAGCCTTGAGAATATAGGCGTACAAACACGTGTACAAACTTCTATCGAAATGAGACAAGTAGCAGAGCCTTACATAAGAAGAAAAGCTATACGACACTTGGAGAAAAAACGAGTTGTTATTTTTGCAGCAGGTACTGGTAACCCGTACTTCTCGACTGACACCACAGCAGCATTAAGAGCAGCAGAAATTGAAGCAGATGTTATTCTTATGGCTAAGAACAAAGTTGATGGTGTATATAGTGCTGATCCATCTGTTGACACAACAGCGAAAAAATATGAAACATTAACTTACTTAGATTTATTAAAAGAAGGACTTGCTGTTATGGATTCAACTGCATCCTCTTTATGTATGGATAATGATATCCCATTAATTGTATTTTCTATTACAGAAGAAGGAAATATAAAGCGTGCTGTCGAAGGTGAAGAAATTGGAACAATTATTAGGGGGAAAGAATAA
- the tsf gene encoding translation elongation factor Ts — translation MAISAKMVKELREQTGAGMMDCKKALTETDGDMEKAVDFLREKGIAKAAKKADRVAAEGLAHIKTEGNKAVLVEINAETDFVAKNENFVNLVDQVASFLLEKTPASVEDALALDYDAEGTLENYINNQIAKIGEKISLRRFEIVERGDNEAFGSYIHMGGRIGVLSVLEGTTDEEVAKDVAMHVAAINPKYVSRDEVSEEEVNREREVLKQQAMNEGKPENIVDKMVEGRLSKYFEEICLNDQPFVKDGDQKVGKFVASKNAKVKTFYRYEVGEGMEKREDNFAEEVMSQVKK, via the coding sequence ATGGCAATTTCAGCAAAAATGGTAAAAGAATTGCGTGAGCAAACTGGTGCGGGTATGATGGACTGCAAAAAAGCATTAACAGAAACTGATGGTGATATGGAAAAAGCAGTAGATTTCTTAAGAGAAAAAGGAATTGCAAAAGCTGCGAAAAAAGCTGACCGTGTAGCTGCGGAAGGTTTAGCTCATATCAAAACAGAAGGTAACAAAGCAGTACTTGTTGAAATTAACGCAGAGACTGACTTCGTTGCTAAAAACGAAAATTTCGTTAACCTTGTTGACCAAGTGGCGAGCTTCCTATTAGAAAAAACTCCAGCGTCAGTAGAAGATGCTTTAGCTTTAGATTATGATGCTGAAGGAACTTTAGAGAACTACATCAACAATCAAATTGCAAAAATTGGTGAGAAAATCTCACTTCGTCGCTTTGAAATCGTTGAGCGTGGAGACAATGAAGCATTTGGTTCTTACATCCACATGGGAGGACGTATTGGTGTACTATCTGTATTAGAAGGTACGACTGATGAAGAAGTTGCAAAAGACGTTGCAATGCACGTTGCTGCAATTAACCCTAAATACGTTAGCCGTGACGAAGTATCTGAAGAAGAAGTAAACCGCGAGCGTGAAGTATTAAAGCAACAAGCGATGAACGAAGGGAAGCCAGAGAACATCGTTGACAAGATGGTTGAAGGTCGCCTAAGTAAATACTTTGAAGAGATCTGCTTAAATGATCAACCATTCGTAAAAGATGGAGATCAAAAAGTAGGTAAATTCGTTGCATCTAAGAATGCAAAAGTGAAGACTTTCTACCGCTACGAAGTTGGAGAAGGTATGGAAAAACGTGAAGATAACTTTGCTGAAGAAGTTATGTCTCAAGTTAAAAAGTAA
- a CDS encoding 1-deoxy-D-xylulose-5-phosphate reductoisomerase yields MKKISLLGSTGSIGTQTLEIIRSHPDKFKLEAMSFGTNVKAGLEQIREFEPAIVSVKTKEVKDELKQYLPSHIDVFYGKEGLVKVAAECDTEVVVNAVMGSIGLEPTLAAIESKKKIAIANKETLVTAGHLVTRKAQQHGIELIPVDSEHSAIYQCLKGNAPKEVKKLILTASGGSFRDKSREQLNGVTVKDALNHPNWSMGAKITIDSATMMNKGLEVIEAKWLFDMPYEKIDVILHKESIIHSMVEYIDGSVLAHLGTPDMKVPIQYALSKPSRLDLQGGKALNLWEIGSLHFEKPDFERFRCLQLAYDAGKAEGTMPTVLNAANEVAVEAFLKNQISFLQIEEIVERALNDHTQITDPTLEEIISVDHEVRQIVKTYMN; encoded by the coding sequence ATGAAAAAAATTAGCTTATTAGGGTCAACCGGTTCTATTGGTACCCAAACGTTAGAAATTATCCGTTCTCACCCAGATAAGTTTAAGCTTGAGGCGATGAGTTTCGGAACAAATGTTAAAGCAGGTCTTGAACAAATTAGGGAATTTGAACCTGCTATTGTAAGTGTGAAAACAAAAGAAGTCAAAGACGAATTAAAACAATATTTACCTTCTCATATTGATGTGTTTTATGGAAAAGAAGGCTTAGTTAAAGTTGCTGCGGAATGTGATACTGAAGTTGTCGTAAATGCAGTTATGGGGAGTATTGGTTTAGAGCCTACTTTAGCTGCGATAGAGAGTAAGAAAAAAATAGCAATTGCTAATAAAGAAACTTTAGTAACAGCAGGACACCTAGTTACTAGAAAAGCACAACAACACGGTATCGAGTTAATTCCTGTTGATAGTGAGCATTCGGCTATATATCAATGTCTTAAAGGGAATGCCCCAAAAGAAGTAAAAAAACTTATTTTAACCGCATCGGGCGGAAGCTTTCGTGACAAATCCCGAGAACAATTAAATGGTGTGACAGTTAAAGATGCGTTAAATCACCCAAATTGGTCAATGGGGGCAAAAATCACAATTGATTCAGCGACTATGATGAATAAAGGTTTAGAAGTGATTGAAGCTAAGTGGCTATTTGACATGCCATATGAAAAAATTGATGTCATTCTACATAAAGAAAGTATCATTCATTCGATGGTTGAATATATTGATGGTAGTGTACTAGCCCATTTAGGTACTCCAGATATGAAAGTACCAATACAGTACGCTTTATCCAAGCCTTCTCGTCTTGATTTACAAGGTGGAAAAGCGTTAAACTTATGGGAAATTGGCTCACTTCACTTTGAAAAACCTGACTTTGAGAGGTTTCGGTGCTTGCAGTTAGCGTATGATGCAGGAAAAGCAGAGGGGACAATGCCAACTGTATTAAATGCAGCTAATGAAGTGGCTGTTGAGGCATTTTTAAAAAATCAAATTTCGTTCCTTCAAATTGAAGAAATTGTTGAACGTGCCTTAAACGATCATACCCAAATTACTGACCCAACACTCGAAGAAATCATTTCGGTTGATCATGAAGTTCGCCAAATAGTAAAAACTTATATGAATTAG
- the frr gene encoding ribosome recycling factor, with amino-acid sequence MEKSVDSFRNELATVRAGRANPSILDKVQVEYYGMMTPLNQLATISVPEARMLTIQPFDKSSVSDIERAIQKADLGLSPSSDGNIIRIQIPALTEDRRKELTKLVGRYSEDAKVAVRNIRRDANDELKKIQKDGEITEDDLRRGQDDVQKLTDKVISQIDEISKAKEEEIMEV; translated from the coding sequence ATGGAAAAGTCTGTAGATTCATTTCGAAATGAATTAGCAACAGTTCGTGCTGGACGCGCAAACCCATCAATCCTTGATAAAGTTCAAGTAGAATACTATGGGATGATGACGCCTTTAAATCAATTAGCAACAATCTCTGTACCAGAAGCAAGGATGCTTACAATCCAACCGTTCGATAAATCATCTGTTTCAGATATTGAAAGAGCTATTCAAAAGGCTGATTTAGGATTATCACCATCAAGTGATGGGAATATTATCCGCATTCAAATTCCTGCTCTTACAGAAGATCGTCGTAAGGAGCTGACTAAGTTAGTAGGGCGTTATTCTGAAGATGCGAAGGTCGCTGTTCGAAACATTCGTAGAGATGCAAACGATGAATTGAAAAAAATTCAAAAAGACGGAGAAATAACTGAAGATGACTTACGTCGTGGACAAGATGATGTTCAGAAGCTTACTGATAAAGTGATTAGTCAAATTGACGAAATTTCAAAAGCAAAAGAAGAAGAAATCATGGAAGTATAA